DNA from Leptospira harrisiae:
ATTTTTATTTGTCTACAAACCACCAGGAATCACAAGTTCCGATTTGGTTTTGAAAACCAAACGGATCTTAGGTCAAAAGTCTGTTGGCCATACGGGAACCCTTGACCGGTTTGCCGAAGGTCTTCTCATTTTGCCTTGTGGAGATTACACATCCTTCTCCCAAGTTTTTCTCGGAAAAGATAAGTCTTACTACGGGGAAGTGGTGGTGGGATTCAAAACCGATTCCGGGGATCCAGAGGGAGTGGTGGAAGTGGACGAAAGGAATAAGTTCCTTCCTCGTTTTGTATCAGAATTTCCGAGAGAACGATTGCTCGCAGAACTGGGACAACTCACGGCTCTGACTTTCCAAAAAGCACCTAAAATTTCGGCTCTGAAAGTCGGAGGGAAACGCCAGTCCGATCTCGTTCGGGAAGGTTCGCCTGTGGAAGAAAAAGAAAGACCAATTTCCATTTACAAAGTAGAAGACATCCAATTGACAGAGTTTGGATTTTCCTTTCGGATCCATGTAAGTTCTGGAACGTACATTCGTAAAATCGTCCTCGACCTTTCGGAGAAGTGGGGTATTCCCCTTTCTCTGGGAAAACTCGTCCGGGAATCCATTGGTGAATACGATTTGAACGGAGTGAAAACCCTAGACCAAATATCTAACCAAGACCTCAGGAATTGGAAAGAAGTGTTTCCACTTCCCACTCGCGTTGTGGACGAAACTGAAAAAAAAGCTGTCATCCACGGGGGTTATATCTGGGACAAACTACCGACGCCTGTGGAAAATGGGTTTTATATCGTGGACGCAGACGAAAAAACCATCCTTGCTTGGTGCGATTATGAAGGGAAACCGGAGCACATTCCTTACCGGTACAGAAAAGTATTTTTTGACCCTTCAGCAAAAATTATGTTTTCTAAATGAGTCCTTCTTAAAATCTGGACACTAGTATGATCACAAAAGAACAAAAACAGCAGATCATTGCTACATTCGGTAGCAAACCAAACGACACAGGTTCTGCAGAAGTACAAATCGCTCTTCTCGACTCTCGAATCAAAGACCTTACTGAGCACTTCAAAGCTAACAAGAAGGACTTTCACTCTCGCCGCGGTCTTATCGCAATGGTGAACCAGAGAAAGAGTTTGTTGGAATATTTGAAAAAATCCAACGTAGAAAGTTATAAAAAGCTGATTGAAAAACTCGGCCTTAGGAAATAATTCCTATGGCTACAGAGTTGACTGGTTCTTGGGGTAGAGACTCTATCACCATTGAGACCGGCAAGTGGGCGAAACAAGCTCACGGGTCGGTTGTATACAAAACCGGAAATTTGGTTCTCCTTGCCACAGTTTGTGCTGCTGACGAACCAAAAGAAGGACAAGATTTTTTCCCCCTTACTTGCGAATACACAGAGAAAGCTTACTCGGTAGGTCGTTTCCCCGGTGGATACTTCAAACGAGAAGCAAAACCAGCAGAACACGAAGTACTCCTTTCTCGAATTTTAGATCGTCCCATTCGCCCTATGTTTCCAGAAGGTTACTTCTCGGAAGTACAACTTCTTGTTCAAGTTTTATCTGCAGACAAACAAGTTTCTGTCCAAGGCCATGCGATTAACGCAGCTTCGGCGGCACTTTCTGTTTCTTCCATTCCTTTTGCAGGCCCTATTGCTGGTGCTCGTATCGGTCGTATTGGTGGAGAATTTGTTCTAAACCCTACGAACGAAGAAATTACAAAATCCGATTTGGAT
Protein-coding regions in this window:
- the truB gene encoding tRNA pseudouridine(55) synthase TruB; amino-acid sequence: MSKPYHSGFLFVYKPPGITSSDLVLKTKRILGQKSVGHTGTLDRFAEGLLILPCGDYTSFSQVFLGKDKSYYGEVVVGFKTDSGDPEGVVEVDERNKFLPRFVSEFPRERLLAELGQLTALTFQKAPKISALKVGGKRQSDLVREGSPVEEKERPISIYKVEDIQLTEFGFSFRIHVSSGTYIRKIVLDLSEKWGIPLSLGKLVRESIGEYDLNGVKTLDQISNQDLRNWKEVFPLPTRVVDETEKKAVIHGGYIWDKLPTPVENGFYIVDADEKTILAWCDYEGKPEHIPYRYRKVFFDPSAKIMFSK
- the rpsO gene encoding 30S ribosomal protein S15: MITKEQKQQIIATFGSKPNDTGSAEVQIALLDSRIKDLTEHFKANKKDFHSRRGLIAMVNQRKSLLEYLKKSNVESYKKLIEKLGLRK